The Pangasianodon hypophthalmus isolate fPanHyp1 chromosome 13, fPanHyp1.pri, whole genome shotgun sequence genome includes a window with the following:
- the pold1 gene encoding DNA polymerase delta catalytic subunit, with protein sequence MDFKRRNGGPSMGGVSQAKRGKMGSEWEDGPSHFEEELALLDEMDMEMESGEGQAGHDVIPVGDLYSADLNPRWRRPAAATLHPDKDTLIFQQIDLDYYLGVAVAGMPGQVQGKVPVVRMFGVTDSGNSVCCHIHGFAPYFYVPAPAGFTSSHLAEFQKELNAAVLKDMRSNKDNISVTVLAVDITRKESMYSYHGKRPLDFLRITMAMPRLVAPAKRILEQGFKFAHFSLQSYPAYEANIDFEIRFMVDCDVVGCCWIELPKGKYKLREEKSTGETDSRDPGKVSLCQYEVDVGWTDLISHPAEGDWQRIAPLRVLSFDIECAGRKGVFPEPEVDPVIQIASMVQRQGEKEPFIRTVFTLQSCASIVGSQILCFTQEKQLLQSWAEFVRMVDPDIITGYNIQNFDLPYLLNRAATLKVNYFPYLGRMRGIRSVLKDSSFQSKQMGRRENKTVNMEGRVLFDLLQVLLRDYKLRSYTLNAVSFHFLQEQKEDVQHSIITDLQNGNEQTRRRLAVYCLKDAYLPLRLLQKLMCVINYMEMARVTGVPLTYLLSRGQQIKVVSQLLRQAMKQDLVMPVVKTEGGEDYTGATVIEPEKGYYSVPIATLDFSSLYPSIMMAHNLCYTTLLQKGQAERLGLSSDDFIKTPTGDLFVKSSVRKGLLPEILENLLSARKRAKADLKKETDPFRKQVLDGRQLALKISANSVYGFTGAQVGKLPCLEISQSVTGFGRQMIEQTKQLVESKYTISNGYPADAKVIYGDTDSVMVKLGVDTVQEAMNAGKEAAEWVSSHFVPPIKLEFEKVYYPYLLINKKRYAGLYFSSSSEHHDKMDCKGIETVRRDNCPLVANLINMCLQKILIDRDPDGAVAHAKEVISDLLCNRIDISQLVITKELTRTAQEYAGKQAHVELAERMRKRDAGSAPNLGDRVPYVIIKAAKGVAAYMKSEDPIYVLENNIPIDTEYYLEQQLSKPLLRIFEPILGETKAESVLLKGDHTRCKTVLTSRVGGLMAFAQKRSTCIGCKAVLKTDTAVCDFCKKKESELYQKEIAHLSSLEEKFSRLWTQCQRCQGSLHEDVLCTSRDCPIFYMRKKVQKDLGDQEKLVSRFGW encoded by the exons GACTCTTCATCCCGATAAAGACACGCTCATCTTTCAGCAGATTGACCTGGACTATTATCTGG gcgttGCAGTGGCCGGGATGCCAGGACAGGTCCAGGGGAAGGTTCCGGTGGTCCGTATGTTTGGAGTGACAGACAGTGGGAACAGCGTCTGTTGTCATATACACGGTTTTGCTCCCTACTTCTACGTTCCTGCACCAGCCG gcTTCACTAGTTCTCACCTGGCGGAGTTTCAGAAGGAGCTGAACGCTGCTGTGTTGAAGGACATGCGCTCCAACAAAGACAACATCTCAGTCACTGTGCTAGCGGTGGACATCACCCGCAAAGAGA GTATGTACAGTTACCACGGTAAGCGTCCACTGGACTTCCTGCGCATCACCATGGCGATGCCACGCCTGGTTGCCCCGGCGAAACGTATTCTGGAGCAGGGATTTAAGTTTGCTCACTTCTCCCTTCAGAGCTACCCTGCATACGAGGCCAACATTGACTTCGAGATCAG GTTCATGGTGGACTGTGATGTGGTGGGCTGCTGCTGGATCGAGTTGCCTAAAGGAAAGTACAAACTAAGAGAGGAGAAGAGTACAGGAGAGACGGACTCCCGAGACCCAGGCAAG GTGTCTCTGTGTCAGTACGAGGTGGATGTTGGATGGACAGATCTGATCAGTCACCCAGCAGAAGGGGACTGGCAGAGAATCGCTCCTCTCAGGGTCCTCAGCTTCGACATTGAGTGTGCGGGCAGAAAAG gtgtgtttccGGAGCCTGAGGTGGACCCGGTGATTCAGATCGCCTCCATGGTGCAGCGTCAGGGAGAGAAGGAGCCTTTTATCCGCACTGTGTTCACCTTACAGAGCTGTGCTAGTATAGTGGGCTCTCAGATCCTCTGCTTCACTCAAGAGAAGCAGCTACTACAG AGTTGGGCAGAGTTTGTGAGGATGGTGGATCCTGACATCATTACAGGGTACAATATTCAAAACTTTGACCTGCCGTACCTGCTCAACAGAGCCGCTACTTTAAAG GTGAATTATTTCCCCTATCTGGGTCGTATGAGGGGCATCAGGTCGGTCCTTAAAGACTCCAGCTTCCAGAGCAAACAGATGGGCCGCAGAGAAAACAAAACCGTCAACATGGAGGGCAGAGTGCTGTTTGACCTTcttcag GTCCTGCTGAGGGACTATAAGCTGCGCTCGTACACACTCAACGCCGTCAGTTTCCACTTCCTGCAGGAGCAGAAAGAGGATGTCCAGCACTCCATCATTACAGACCTGCAG aatggAAATGAGCAGACGAGGCGGCGTTTGGCTGTCTACTGTCTGAAAGATGCCTACTTGCCCCTGCGCTTGCTGCagaagctgatgtgtgtgattaaCTACATGGAGATGGCCAGAGTGACGGGCGTGCCCCTGACCTACCTCCTGTCTCGAGGCCAGCAGATTAAAGTCGTGTCCCAGTTACTTCGACAG GCCATGAAGCAGGACTTGGTGATGCCGGTAGTAAAGACTGAAGGTGGGGAGGATTATACAGGTGCTACAGTCATTGAGCCAGAGAAGGG gtaCTACAGCGTGCCGATTGCCACTCTGGATTTTTCCTCGCTGTACCCATCCATTATGATGGCTCATAACCtgtgttacactacactgctgcAGAAAGGCCAAGCGGAGAGACTGGG tctCTCATCAGATGACTTCATTAAGACGCCTACAGGAGATCTGTTTGTCAAAAGCTCGGTGAGGAAGGGCCTCCTTCCCGAGATCCTGGAGAACCTGCTGAGTGCCCGCAAGAG GGCGAAGGCTGATCTGAAGAAGGAGACCGACCCGTTCAGGAAGCAGGTGTTGGATGGCAGGCAGCTGGCTTTAAAGATCAGCGCCAACTCTGTGTACGGTTTCACTGGTGCACAGGTGGGCAAACTGCCCTGTCTGGAGATCTCGCAG agtgtcaCAGGCTTCGGCAGGCAGATGATTGAACAGACTAAGCAGCTTGTGGAATCCAAATACACCATCTCTAATGGATATCCAGCTGATGCCAAG GTCATCTATGGAGACACAGACTCTGTTATGGTGAAACTGGGAGTGGACACAGTGCAGGAGGCGATGAACGCAGGAAAGGAGGCAGCTGAGTGGGTGTCCTCACACTTTGTCCCCCCAATCAAACTGGAGTTTGAGAAG gtgtACTATCCGTATTTACTGATCAATAAGAAGAGGTACGCAGGCCTGTATTTCTCCTCCAGTTCAGAGCATCATGATAAGATGGACTGTAAGGGAATAGAGACTGTGAGGCGAGACAactgccccctagtggccaACCTCATCAACATGTGCCTTCAAAAAATCCTCATAGACAG aGATCCTGATGGAGCTGTAGCCCATGCTAAAGAGGTGATCTCAGACCTTCTGTGTAACCGCATTGACATCAGCCAACTGGTGATCACCAAGGAGTTGACGCGCACAGCGCAGGAGTACGCAGGAAAACAGGCCCATGTGGAACTCGCAGaaag GATGCGAAAGCGAGATGCAGGCAGCGCTCCTAATCTCGGCGATCGAGTTCCATATGTTATCATCAAGGCAGCTAAAGGAGTAGCAGCGTACATGAAATCAGAG gaccCTATTTATGTGCTGGAGAACAACATCCCTATCGACACAGAATACTACCTCGAGCAGCAGCTGTCTAAACCTCTACTGCGCATCTTTGAGCCTATACTTGGAGAAACCAAGGCTGAGAGTGTATTACTCA aGGGAGATCACACACGCTGTAAGACCGTTCTGACCTCCAGAGTGGGCGGCCTCATGGCCTTTGCGCAGAAACGTAGCACGTGCATTGGCTGCAAAGCGGTTCTCAAAACAGACA ctgctgtgtgtgatttctgcaAGAAGAAGGAGTCCGAGCTCTATCAGAAAGAG ATTGCTCACCTGTCCTCACTGGAGGAGAAGTTCTCTCGTCTGTGGACTCAGTGTCAGCGCTGCCAAGGGTCCCTTCATGAAGACGTGCTGTgtaccag tcgAGACTGTCCTATCTTCTACATGAGGAAAAAGGTTCAGAAAGATCTCGGTGATCAAGAGAAGCTTGTTTCACGTTTCGGCTGGTGA